In Pyrus communis chromosome 15, drPyrComm1.1, whole genome shotgun sequence, the genomic stretch TATTGTGTGGTTTAGCTGAACTCTTCATCcccttaatttaaaaatatcaatatactaacaaaaatgttatggatatttaggaatataagtGGGGTAGGAAGAGAGTGTTTggttttttaaactttttatagTTGATGAAATTATAAAGTTGGTAAAGAAATAAGACTATAGTGTAGGCTGGGGCCATAGTAGCtgtccaaaaatattattttattatgagatttataatttGACCGCTTAAAAATGCATTTGACTTGTTATTCAGAACTACGGtatagtgatattctttttcacttgtaactgagaggtcttaggttcaaaacttgtggatggcgaattcgataccaaattaaattgttcattgtgtggcttagtcgaactctctttctcttaatgtaaaatatatatagttgtactaaaaaaaaccaTTTGACTTGCTAAAGTTGCTTTTTATGGTAGCAATTAGCAAATGACCCTTCTCCAATGTACAGATGCAAATTTGATACGTTTACATCGTATTTTATATTTTCGAAAGATGTATATTTTAGTCCTACTTTAAGGAGAGAGATGCAAATTTaggattcaatttatttttctctcttaaaCCGGCGGGGTCCACCTccaaaatatgtaaaaatatatataaattttcattttcatttacaTATTCCGCCCAAAATGGGTGTTTTACATCTTTCCCACTAGAGAGTTTtcttacaaacaaaaaatgtaaaatgctCATTTTAAGAGATTTTTCATCTTCCACTAGAGATGTTTTAACAAATTTTTCCTTTAGAGATATCCTTTGCTTAAAGTTAATACTACGTTTAGGTGagtaaaataaacttaaaatttgaacaaagtcagaatttataaattgacatgcaaaaattctctttgtttggatcataaatataaaaaattagaatttttgcgtgaaaaaaaaaaatcagaatctAGGACatccaattcccaagtttaaatttcatataatTAGCTGTCATTTCCATAATTTTTATGAgcgagagtttaaaaataaaaaatacaaaaaaactcAACCATGAATGGACACCACCACCACATGTCACCATCATCAACATGGTCTTCACCACCCACCATCATTTATATATTAACAACTTTATACACACATTAAATTAcctatttaaatttattattcttttagattagccaaacaaaaaaatttataaattcacaAAATAACCATTTCAATTTCCGTTATTCTACAAGTCGATAGTAATCTAAAACTTTCTTATCCAAACGCTGTGTAAAAGTCCAATTTTGTGTacataataatctaatcattagTTGTggtctaataatatttttcattcacATTGTTTAAAAGAAGGTTTGAGATCTTGGACTTGGCTACCATACATACCTAAGAAAGTTATCATAATGTTTAAATACAGTCAAACATATGAATGTCTCTTTtctaatttcaaatttaaaagcTACATATTGAATGTTTAAGTAAATACATGGTCAACTCTTCAATTTAAAACTATTTTCGGCAATACATATAAAGACATCATCAAACGACAAACTAAGTTGTGTCATTGTCACAAGGTCACGGTCGCACCCTTCTCTAGTGGCACTGATTTGGtgttgaagtgtttttataaaaaaataggtATAAAAAAAGCTGTATTCAAAAAGATATTTGAtgaacacttaaaaacagcttattttaacagttttgaatgaaacagtacagcagaatcagttttttttcaaagcacaccaataccaaaccagttcaaagaaatgatttttttatttttttttgttgaaaaacaaaaactctaaaAAAGATGGTTATAAAATGTGAATTTTCTTTGTGGTTTCAACTTGTTAACACCTTTAATCCCAGAATAGTAATTTTAGGTTGACAAAAATGAACTGGAAAATGAACTGGAAAAGGAGAATAAAAAGGCACCACTTGCAAGGCTTGGCTGTGCATCCAAAACTTCCTTCCTGGAAACCGAGTGAACAATTTAATTTcacaaataaatattttaagaaaaaaagacgaaacaaaatataatttcaatCCAACCCCCAGACATCAACCAGAAGAAatactagagagagagagagaggagaggagagagagagagagagagagagagagggagagagaggagagctTCTTCTTCGAAGACAAGAGGGGAATCAAATCATTGATATCGCAGAAACCCTAGGACAGAGAAACAACTCTGCTTCTTCGATCATTGCGTTTCAAGATCTCGATTGTTCGTTCAATACAGGTGACCAAATACATAgacatatatagatatatatgttTGGGTATGTATATTTTCTCAATACGAAGGAAACAATTTTAGCTTTGCGTTTGTGTTTTCGCAAATCAGCAGCTGATTGTTGATTAACTTTGCTGATAATCGCACACATTCTCAGCGTTTCGTCAAATAAATCACTTGATGATTCTCTTTTCATTGCAAATGGTGGTTTTTATTTTAGGGCCCTTtctgtgatttttcattttggaAATTTGTGAGATTCGTTGTGTGTTTGGCTGCTGAGAAAATGTGGGAAAATGAAATGAGCTTATGGGTTTTGAATCTGGGaagctcttttcattatttGGGACTGAGAAAACAGAATCCCTCACCTAAACCAACTGTGATTAGGACCTCATTTGTTAGGAGATTCTATTCAATTCAAAAGTTTCCATCCTTCTCTTTTCTCCTCTTTTCATGTTTGCTTGAGGAACAAATTTAAGGGCTTGAGTCAGTAGTACGTGGTGATTGGGAATTTGTGGCGTCTTCATTGCCACAGTTAGCCATGTGGTTCGGCCCTCTGATTATTTTAGAGTGGAAGTGTACTTGGTTGTATTTTATgctgaaaaacagaaaagatgTCAACTGTAGTTTTGTGTTAATTTGGGTTTCGATGTTATTGTGATGAAAATGGTTTCTACTGCTCAGAAAGTTGGGTAGGTAGTTGTCTAAGTGTTGCCCATTATAATGTATTTCCATGCTATGTTGACTGGCTTATCTGTGTTTTAAGCATGTGCGTGTTTTGGTTTCAGACTTGTATGTCTAATGATTTGTATTGATAATTTGAAAGTTTCCTGTAGGCGTGTTCATAAACATATCCATTGATGTACCTGTGTGTTCATGTCAGCATGGAGAAGGATATTAGTAGCAGAGTTATAGTTATTacatcttctttctttttataagTGTTTTAGTAGCAAGTTATTGACTTTAACCAATGTTTTGCTTTTCCTATTCTCCTTTGTTGACGGTGTCATATTTATCAATTGGCTTATCAACACTGTGCTTGCGACCTTTTCCCCCCTTTTTAGTTGTAAATATGTTTTCCATGTTAAATACCCTTTCTGCCTCTGTCATCTTACACTATATGATTGAACAGGGACTCATTGTGCTTCAGCTATGGCAAACTCCAAGGGTTCATCAAATATCAGAAATTTTATGTATTCCGGAAAGCATCCTTTACTTCCTCCTAAAAGTCCATTTCCTAGTGTTCCCCCATCATATGCAGATTATGTCCTTAGTCCTGCAATTGGATCAAAAACTGTTCAGAAGCCTAGGGAGGGAAATGCACATCACCAGCGGACTTCCTCAGAGAGCCTACTTATAGAGGAACAACCTTCTTGGCTTGATGATCTCCTTAATGAGCCAGACACACCTATACGCAGAGGAGGTCATCGTCGTTCATCAAGTGACTCTTTTGCATATGTGGATGCCATTAATGCTTCTAATCTTGATTATGCCACTCAAGATGAGTACAAATATCATAATATGATTTCTGCACCCTCTTGGGGATCCCAAGACCTTGATCCTCGAAAAGATTTACGACATGCTTCATTATACACAGAACTGAACTTGGTGAAGCAGAAGAATAAAGCATGGGAGTCGTCTTTGAATAGTGTAAATAACCTGAACGGCCTTCCTTCTGTCAGGGATAACATTGTTCTTCAGAGTTCAGGATCATTATCTACACCACAAGAAGCTGATGGGATTGCCTCTATAGCGAGTGAAAAGCATGATCATGTTGATTCTGGTCTTCATGATCCAAAGTCTTCTTCTGAGAGAAAGGACAATTCCAATGCTAAGCCTTATGCATCTGAGACTGATGCAAAACGTGCTAAACAGTATGTAgtttctttagtattttcccTATACTTTTACTCTTTTTATCTTGATGCCAACATTAATCTCACATAAATTTTGGTTGTCTCTTTTACCTGCCTCtacttcttcattttttcctgGTTGTTAAGTAGGTTTTCCAGATGAATTTATATAGTGTTTCTTTGTGCCCATACTCATTTTACCTTACATCAACATAGCAAAATTACTCTTACATAATAGGTTGTCTCTTTGATCTGTCTCTACTCTTCTTTATGTTGTTGCATATGTACTCCAGATGAAATAAGTATACACCCTCTCACCCTCAATTTATTccaaaaaacataatttgagcCTGCTTTACAAAAGTATTTACTGTAGTTAGAATGCATATAATTTCGTTCAGATTAGAATTGTTCCCTTAAATGGATCTATGTGATGACTAGcataatgaaatgcaattaATGGGAAAGAGCACTTGGATAGATGAAATAAGGACTATGGTACTTTTCTGTTTATGGTACGGATACAGGAACAGAAACTTCCGATGCTCTTTATGTGGTACGTTAAGGGTACTTTGTTGCTTCTGTGCAACTTGATTACTTAGTGCACTTCATGGGTTTGGGATTTGCATTGTTACATTTAGGTTGCAAGTGTGCAACTTCAAGTGCATCCACACAAGCATGCACAAATGAATAAAACTTACATTCAAGCACATCACATTAATATACTGCAAGCTTTTAAGTACATAAATAGCTAAATTTGCACAAATTTGTTCTTAATTGCTACACGTCGGTAATATATTATGAATATGAGTAATTTTAGTCTATTTACTTTAAATCGCCTGATTTTAGGCATGACGTTGAGTTGTTGACCAGTATGTGGCCCTGAGTATCAAGCTGAGCAGCTATATAACATTGTAAATTAGTCGCAACTATGTATGAGATGTAGCTTTATATACTTTTCTGATTTGGGAAGACAGTACAGCATGAGAAGCTTAATGTGGAATACTACCTATCATCTGTTTTATAGCTAATGGAGGAGTATGTATGCTAATTTAACAGTTTTAATTTATATAGTTTAGTTTTCTGGAGAAGTGGAGGAAGACAGTTGAAGGACTGTACTAGGACTGTCCCTTGCTTTTAAGAATTTGAATGCTGGCTTGTTCAAATCTTGAGAGTAATTCACTTATGGCCTCTCTCCATAAATTTTAAGCTAAATTTCCACAGATTTCTTTTTATCAGAATTTCCACAGATTTCTTTTCAACTGGACTGGAGTGAAAGAATTTTTGTAAACCTCGATAAAGTTTTAATGCAAGAAGTTTTCCTAATTGTTTTACAAACTAAGATGTGAATACTCTAGACTCATAGTTATCAACTGGCTGTTCGTAGTGACTGCTTATCCGGGTAATTCGTTGGGACTGTTTATCTCTTCTTAGCGGATATCATTCTTGGGCGTGCAAGGGCATGAAGGCCAAGGTAATGTGGGGTTGCCTGGTCTTGGTGGTGATATGGTTGGTTTGGATGGAGAGAGATGGGGAAATTTTTAAGCTTAAGATGGATTGTGCTTTGAGGAGCTATGGGACAGAATTTGTTTTCGGTCAGCGCTTTGGGCTTTTGTTTCCTTGAAGTTCAGAAATATTCCCTTATCCCTAATTTGGCTTGATTGGAAGGCAGCTACTTGTTTATTTTGCTCTAGGGTGTTGTTTggattttcagttttcaatcttgctgctgttttttttttcttgtttgtgtGGGTCTGGTTGTTTCGTGTGAGTCTTTTTTGACCACTCTGCTTTTTTGCCCTTTCTCGGGTTTAATATAATCATTTATTTCTCAAAATAATTATCAACTCGCTCTGTAGCTGATGCAGATGTTGGGTTTAATATAATCATTTCCTTGTAACAGCACTAATGGTCAGAAGTCTAGAAACTTGACTGGTGTCTTCTTGAATTGGaatattcaataaatattttatgGAGACTAAATACTGGTTATTGTATTTGTAGGCAATTTGCTCAACGTTCACGGGTTCGGAAACTTCAGTACATAGCAGAGCTGGAGAGGAATGTACAAGCTTTACAGGCAAGTGTCAGCAAAAGCTGGAAGTACTGTATTTAAGTTTGAATTGGGTTTTATACTGAGGTATTTTTTGATAATTTATCATTGACAATATTGTTCTTGCATGTATTCCTCGACAGGCAGAAGGGACTGAAGTTTCGGCTGAGCTTGAGTTTCTCAACCAGCAGAATATGATTCTGAGCATGGAGAACAAAGCGCTCAAGCAGCGCTTAGAAAATATAGGACAGGAGCAGCTTATCAAATACTGTAAGCTTCTACCTTgaatattcaaaatttcataatctATGCATTTTCGGCTACATCTGTTACCTGAATTTGGAGAATATGTTTTGAGTAAAATCAGAACTATGTATTAGCTGAAAAAGTTATAAGcctgaagcctttctcaaagtACTTGATACACCTCATACCTATGGCAGTCTGAGGATGATTGGAACTCAAATGAAGAACTGTGAGAAACTATGCTGTGAAGATCTAGTGAAAATTCGATAACACATAGGAAATGTTAGTCTTCAGCATAATATTTAACAATTTGAGGGCGGGGTCCATGTGGATTTTGTAAAAGCCTTGGGTTTGGATGATAGATGTTTACCTACTGTCAATCTTTTATCACCTGAATACCTGGATTTTTGCTATAGTGATATAATACTATGTTTAGCAGCCTTGAAAGTGAAGTTTTATCTGATCACCGATACACATGTAGGGGAATTTAAGTCAGAACATTTGCATTTAAAATGAATGTGAACGCCCTCTCCAGGGCTACCTCATAATGTAGTTCGACGATGGGAACTATATTTGTTTTAGATCCGTCAAGGGTCTTCCCTGCAAAAGATTAGACAGATAATGCTGTTTAGTCATCTAAACTGTGCAGACAAACGCAGTCCATCACATTAAACTGAAATGATCACAATGGTAATCAATTTGTTAGCAATTTCTGGGGTTTATCTGTTTTTTGTGTAGATGATTCTTAAAGAACTGCCAAATGGATGTTTCCGGTCATATTTTCTTAAATGCAAAAATTCTCACCTGAGGGTTCTTTTATACAGGTTTGCATTGTTTTTGTTTAGAATTTGGTAGATGTTAATGTTTCAGGGGTTTGCATTTGGATGCTTTGGCTCTTCCTAAATTATTGAAAGTAACAATAAACATAATTTAAACCACGCTGAAAGATGCATGGAAGATTTAGAACACCCACGTATCTTGAAGCGGTTTTCACTTATCTGTCATGCCAAAAGCAGAACTTTCTTTACCCCATTTTGGTATTCATTATTTTATAAGGTGACTAAGATGTGTGTTTCCATTTCCAGTGGAACAAGAATTGTTGGAGAGGGAGATTGGGAGGCTACGAGTCTTGTATGagcaacaacagcagcagcatcaACAGCAACAGCAGCGACCTTCTTCTAGCCATAGACGCTCTAACAGTAGAGACCTTGATTCCCAATTTGCAAACCTGTCTTTGAAACACAAGGATGCAAATGCAGGTCGTGACCCTGTAACAGGCGCACTTCGCATTTAGATATGCAATGTAGCCAAAAGTTGTGTTTTGCCTCCACTTTTCTTCCACTGATCGATGTTGCCAATTGCCATGCCTGACCAAATTTCTTGCTTCCCTGGTGTGGGATAAGGCCGAGCTATTCCACACCCGgcgccttctctctctctcttctcacgTTGTGCAATTTAATTTCTGTTTATTGCACTTGTCTGTTAAGTTAACGTCGGTGCACCTGGTAGCCAATTCCCAAAGTAAATTCTACCTGGGGCAGTTGACTTACCGGAGGTGGTAACTCAAAGCAGGTTCGGTATTTCAGTCGTTATTATGTATGTCTTTTTAAGTAACCATTGATTCATAAAATGTTGTATGTTCCATTTTTTGCCCGTCGCAGATTTCGACGTAGTACAAAAAATGGGCTGATTGGATGTGCACTAGTTGTAATGCATGTTATGGTAGCAAAAAAATGTGTACTTGTAAAATGTTTCAAATGAAATCCttggtttctttgattttgtttgtCGGTGTTGATAGAATTGATTGGATTTGGATGAACATTTAGCACCTGTTCAAAATTTTAGTTATTATTCTGCACAGTTCTCGGATGTCATGTCAGCATATTGGACGGAAAATTTGACGATGGTTTCGACTGTAGGAGATAAAGTAGGCCACAAACCTTCCCCTCCTACGGCACTTTTATGTAAAGGTAATCGGAATCAAATTCAATCATAGAATACTTCAGTGTCAACCAAATATTGGGGAATCAAAAATTTGGAGGGACTCACGCGAATTATGGAATCCAACTTCAAAATTTGGAAGAATTGAAATCCCTACATTTAGGTCGGAATTGAATTCCTGGTTGCTGGGGAAGTCTGGATAGAATTTTTCCTCCTCATTGTACCCCACTTATTTCTAAAATTCTCAGATTGCCCTTCTCATTAAACTCATTGCTTCACTCGAAGCCAAGATACAGGCCTCGACACTGGAGATTCATTCCATGGAAAGATATTCTGCAAAACTAAATCAAAATTTCTAACGAACTCACTCAAGCTCAAGCAAATAGCCTGCGAATTTTGATGTGCAGAAGCCCCCCTCTCAAGACTCTGTAAACACATTTATTCATGACGCATTAGGCAAAAAAGTTACTCATGAATTGGCCCAATGGGGTGGTTTTAATAAGAATCCGGTGAACACTACTACTACTCCTACGACTTCAGTCATGCAGTCGAAGAATCCGATGAACACTTCTACTACTAGTACAAATGCTAGCAATTCCGCTATTCAATCAAAGTCTTCCCCGTCTGTGAAATGTCCAGTGCTTCCAAGTGCATGGGTTTCAATCTCAAAATCACAGAAGACCTAATGAAGGACGTAATTTTGTGGATGAGTGGATCTAATTCTTGGTTATCGAACTTGTACTaatgtttagtttgattttttctttttcggacAATATATAGTAATTAGTTTGGTTGGTTCAACCTTTGGTTTGCCGTTCAGCTATGAATAATTTTGGCCTTGCTATAAGCTAATAGATAGGTCAAACGTAGGAGACTAACTTCAAAAAACCCTAATCAAATCTGCATCATTTTCAATCGGATATCTTCCAGTCTCAAGTGCTAAGTTAGTATAGCCCTAATCGAGTCTTATCCTCCAACGGTGATTGTTCTTGCCTTAAGGAATATGAGGTGTGCCTCGGCTCAAAGTGAGTCGACATATAACATTGTCATGCGATGCAATGGATTCTGCTTTCGGCGGGGAACAATGTAAGAATATAAGCATGTAGTACGTTATTGGTGCGGTATATATGGCGCTATGTGTGAAGGTTAGAGTTTTATCAATAAAACTCAAAGACAAACGTTTACACATGAAGGTGACTTGTTCTTTCTAATCCTACCATTCATTTGGTGAACTTAGAGGGATAAGTTTG encodes the following:
- the LOC137717752 gene encoding uncharacterized protein At4g06598-like, with amino-acid sequence MANSKGSSNIRNFMYSGKHPLLPPKSPFPSVPPSYADYVLSPAIGSKTVQKPREGNAHHQRTSSESLLIEEQPSWLDDLLNEPDTPIRRGGHRRSSSDSFAYVDAINASNLDYATQDEYKYHNMISAPSWGSQDLDPRKDLRHASLYTELNLVKQKNKAWESSLNSVNNLNGLPSVRDNIVLQSSGSLSTPQEADGIASIASEKHDHVDSGLHDPKSSSERKDNSNAKPYASETDAKRAKQQFAQRSRVRKLQYIAELERNVQALQAKGTEVSAELEFLNQQNMILSMENKALKQRLENIGQEQLIKYLEQELLEREIGRLRVLYEQQQQQHQQQQQRPSSSHRRSNSRDLDSQFANLSLKHKDANAGRDPVTGALRI